A single genomic interval of Aegicerativicinus sediminis harbors:
- the bglX gene encoding beta-glucosidase BglX, which translates to MKIISRFIIVVLLSISTSSFAFKAKENLHKADSTDNKTVNIIETKIDSLLGIMTLEEKIGQMNQYTGFWDVTGPAPKEGSAATKYDDLRKGLIGSMLNVTGAEQVRALQKIAVEETRLGIPLIIGFDVIHGYKTVSPIPLAESASWDLEAIKKSAEVAALEAAASGINWTFAPMVDISRDPRWGRVMEGAGEDTYLGSKIGVARVMGFQGDDLSSKRTIAACAKHFAGYGFAESGKDYNTVDVGTSTLFNIILPPFKAASDAGVATFMNSFNELNGIPATGNSFLQRDILKGKWNFDGFVVSDWGSIMEMLNHRYVATGKDAAELALLAGSDMDMESHLYIEHIADLVENNEVSIGLIDDAVKRILRIKFQLGLFDDPYRYCDPNFEKETIGSRPVQDAVLDMAKKSIVLLKNEGNILPLEKSGLNVLVVGQLARDKTSPLGNWRLGADNGTAVSLLEGLQKYDGNNYTFIEGPKMFDEEFSFPKEIKINNNDLSGLQEVISAARNADVVLLAFGEHAFQSGEGRSQSHISLPGVQQEAMEEIYKANKNVVLLLHNGRPLAIDWADKNIPGILDVWQLGTQSGNAIAEVIYGDYNPSGKLPMTFPKSVGQIPVYYNHKSTGRPKLPAPDEVFWSHYTDIDNEPLYPFGYGLSYTTFSYSNLNVDKVEKNKVTVSFEIKNTGKREGREVAQLYIQDVVGSVTRPVRELKGFELVNLKSNETKKVTIQLTENELGFYNNDGNFIVEPGDFKVFVGGSSNTQLEGAFKLD; encoded by the coding sequence ATGAAAATTATATCTCGATTCATCATTGTCGTCTTATTAAGTATTTCTACATCTTCTTTTGCATTTAAAGCCAAAGAAAATTTACATAAAGCAGATTCGACTGATAATAAAACTGTGAATATTATCGAAACTAAAATAGATTCATTACTAGGCATAATGACTTTAGAGGAAAAAATAGGGCAAATGAATCAATATACAGGTTTTTGGGATGTTACGGGTCCTGCTCCAAAAGAGGGTTCGGCCGCCACTAAATATGATGATCTTCGCAAAGGTCTTATTGGTTCTATGCTTAATGTAACGGGCGCGGAACAGGTAAGGGCACTTCAAAAAATTGCAGTTGAAGAAACCCGTTTGGGAATTCCTTTAATTATAGGTTTTGATGTAATACACGGGTATAAAACAGTGAGCCCTATTCCATTAGCAGAATCAGCCAGCTGGGATTTAGAGGCTATTAAAAAATCAGCTGAAGTTGCCGCACTGGAAGCTGCAGCATCAGGCATTAACTGGACGTTTGCCCCTATGGTTGATATTTCAAGAGACCCGAGATGGGGAAGAGTTATGGAAGGAGCGGGAGAAGATACCTATTTGGGGAGTAAAATTGGAGTTGCTAGAGTTATGGGGTTTCAAGGTGATGATTTAAGTTCTAAACGCACAATAGCGGCCTGTGCAAAGCATTTTGCGGGATACGGTTTTGCTGAATCAGGTAAAGACTATAATACTGTGGACGTGGGTACTTCAACTTTATTTAATATCATATTACCTCCCTTCAAAGCTGCTAGTGATGCAGGTGTTGCCACATTTATGAACTCGTTTAATGAGCTTAATGGAATTCCTGCTACAGGTAATAGTTTCCTTCAAAGAGATATATTAAAAGGGAAGTGGAATTTTGATGGATTTGTTGTTTCCGATTGGGGTTCTATAATGGAAATGCTAAACCACCGTTATGTGGCAACAGGTAAAGATGCTGCAGAATTAGCCCTATTGGCTGGTTCGGATATGGATATGGAATCTCATTTATATATAGAACATATAGCTGATTTAGTGGAAAATAATGAGGTTTCGATTGGCTTAATTGATGATGCAGTGAAAAGAATTTTGCGAATAAAGTTCCAATTGGGCTTATTTGATGATCCCTACAGGTATTGCGATCCAAATTTTGAAAAAGAAACCATTGGAAGTAGACCAGTTCAAGATGCAGTCTTGGATATGGCAAAAAAGTCTATTGTTTTATTAAAAAATGAAGGAAATATTCTGCCGCTTGAAAAGTCTGGGTTGAATGTGTTGGTTGTCGGCCAACTAGCAAGGGATAAAACTAGTCCTTTAGGCAATTGGCGTTTAGGAGCAGATAATGGTACAGCTGTTTCACTACTTGAAGGTCTTCAGAAATATGATGGTAATAATTACACCTTTATCGAAGGTCCCAAAATGTTTGATGAAGAATTTTCGTTTCCAAAAGAAATTAAGATAAATAATAATGATTTATCCGGTCTTCAGGAAGTTATCAGTGCCGCTAGGAATGCAGATGTTGTTCTCTTGGCTTTTGGAGAACATGCATTTCAATCTGGTGAAGGAAGAAGTCAATCCCATATTTCCCTGCCTGGTGTACAGCAAGAGGCTATGGAAGAAATTTATAAGGCAAATAAGAACGTTGTATTGTTACTTCACAATGGGAGGCCATTAGCCATTGACTGGGCAGATAAGAATATTCCGGGTATTTTGGATGTTTGGCAATTAGGAACTCAAAGTGGAAATGCAATTGCAGAAGTAATTTATGGAGATTATAACCCTAGTGGAAAGCTCCCAATGACCTTTCCTAAATCGGTAGGGCAAATTCCGGTATACTACAATCATAAAAGTACCGGTAGACCAAAATTACCTGCACCCGATGAGGTGTTTTGGTCTCATTATACAGATATCGATAATGAACCGCTTTATCCGTTTGGTTATGGTTTAAGCTACACTACTTTTTCCTATTCTAACCTTAATGTAGATAAAGTCGAAAAAAACAAGGTTACTGTATCCTTTGAAATTAAGAATACTGGTAAACGCGAGGGTAGGGAGGTAGCCCAACTTTATATCCAAGATGTGGTAGGGAGTGTTACGCGTCCGGTTAGAGAATTGAAGGGGTTTGAATTAGTTAACCTTAAATCTAATGAAACCAAAAAGGTAACAATCCAACTCACAGAAAATGAATTAGGTTTTTACAATAATGATGGGAATTTTATTGTTGAACCAGGGGATTTTAAGGTATTTGTTGGCGGTAGTTCCAATACACAATTAGAAGGAGCCTTCAAATTAGATTAG
- a CDS encoding type III pantothenate kinase codes for MNLVVDVGNSAVKLAVFDNGELIEKIRCEYSQFSLEIENLLKLHRRISACISSNVGNMQIEQILEDLQDISHLKLSSLLKFPFTIKYKTPETLGVDRLALTTAAFYAYPNKDVLVIDAGTCITFDFINSSGQYLGGSISPGLKMRYQSLNHFTAKLPLLTKKQPESFIGQSTVEAIHVGVVCGTVAEIDGMIQRFTEEYPYLTVILTGGDSNFLSNQLKNSIFANSNFLLEGLNHILDFNRT; via the coding sequence ATGAATCTAGTAGTAGATGTAGGAAATTCCGCTGTTAAATTGGCCGTATTCGATAATGGGGAACTTATTGAAAAAATTCGATGCGAATATTCCCAATTTTCGTTAGAAATTGAGAACCTTTTAAAATTGCATCGACGTATTTCAGCTTGTATTAGTTCAAATGTGGGCAATATGCAAATCGAACAAATTTTGGAAGATTTGCAAGACATATCCCATTTGAAGTTAAGTTCTCTATTAAAATTCCCATTTACAATTAAGTATAAAACTCCTGAAACCTTGGGTGTCGACCGTCTTGCATTGACCACGGCTGCATTTTATGCATATCCTAATAAAGATGTATTGGTAATCGACGCAGGGACTTGTATAACTTTTGATTTTATAAATAGTTCAGGCCAATATTTGGGAGGGAGTATTTCACCTGGCCTTAAAATGAGATATCAATCACTTAATCATTTTACTGCAAAACTTCCATTGTTAACTAAAAAACAACCAGAAAGTTTTATTGGTCAATCAACTGTCGAAGCCATACATGTAGGTGTTGTTTGCGGTACTGTTGCAGAAATAGATGGAATGATTCAGAGATTTACTGAAGAATATCCATATTTAACAGTTATTTTAACAGGGGGTGACAGCAATTTTTTGTCAAACCAATTAAAAAATAGCATCTTTGCGAACTCTAATTTTCTTTTGGAGGGTTTAAACCACATTTTGGATTTTAATAGGACGTAA
- a CDS encoding TlpA family protein disulfide reductase has product MISGKLTETENTNYTVYLIKPESLWDVASSYFGTVLDSSEVKLDGSFEFKNLPNAIVPTLLEIVVQTPGESAKKLQNTDLESSNYMPIVWQNGDNIQIESSAKSFQKNFSFLNPSELNKQIAELRDLKFEAYNKFLKGRHWKVEEGSQLLLKEKAIANYKEYMIDFSAKTDQFYVAMVGVRWVSPEKDYERIPELLVDQCEKWKESSIENPWVFELCKKGDKNNLPLMVGDTFPNSALPLLSQDTITINKVLGEKLTLIDIWASWCAPCRKENREILLPLWKEFNNKGFQIVAYGLENSLKGWENAIKTDNAAHWIHASHLAGDDSPLMKEVRLQTIPANFLLNSEGKVIAKNLHGNDLVLYVKEYLTD; this is encoded by the coding sequence ATGATTTCAGGAAAGCTTACAGAAACAGAAAATACTAATTACACTGTTTATTTAATTAAACCTGAAAGTCTCTGGGATGTTGCCTCCTCTTATTTTGGAACTGTTTTAGACTCATCTGAAGTGAAGCTAGATGGAAGTTTTGAATTTAAAAATTTACCAAATGCCATTGTACCAACTTTACTAGAAATAGTAGTTCAAACCCCAGGTGAATCAGCAAAAAAGTTACAAAATACAGATTTAGAATCCTCAAATTATATGCCGATAGTTTGGCAAAATGGCGATAATATTCAAATTGAAAGCTCGGCAAAATCGTTTCAGAAAAATTTTTCCTTCCTGAACCCATCAGAATTAAATAAACAAATTGCAGAATTACGTGATTTAAAATTTGAAGCCTACAACAAATTTTTAAAGGGAAGACATTGGAAGGTTGAAGAAGGCTCACAATTGCTTTTAAAAGAAAAAGCTATTGCCAATTATAAAGAGTATATGATAGACTTTTCTGCCAAAACGGATCAGTTCTATGTTGCTATGGTCGGAGTCCGATGGGTAAGCCCAGAAAAAGATTATGAGCGAATTCCTGAATTGTTGGTCGATCAATGCGAAAAATGGAAGGAATCTTCAATAGAAAACCCATGGGTTTTTGAACTTTGTAAAAAAGGTGATAAAAATAACCTTCCATTAATGGTGGGGGACACATTTCCAAATTCCGCATTACCCCTATTATCTCAGGACACTATTACCATAAATAAAGTATTGGGGGAAAAATTAACCCTCATTGATATTTGGGCATCATGGTGTGCACCTTGTAGAAAAGAAAATCGAGAAATATTACTGCCTCTTTGGAAGGAATTTAATAATAAAGGTTTCCAAATTGTTGCCTATGGATTGGAGAATAGCCTTAAGGGTTGGGAAAATGCAATAAAAACAGATAATGCGGCTCATTGGATCCATGCTTCTCATTTAGCTGGAGACGATTCACCTTTAATGAAAGAGGTGCGACTACAAACGATACCGGCTAATTTCTTATTAAATTCTGAAGGAAAAGTTATTGCCAAAAACCTACATGGTAATGACTTAGTTTTATATGTTAAGGAATACTTGACCGATTAA
- a CDS encoding glycoside hydrolase family 16 protein — protein MIRLLFFYACFFGGIICYLLGFNGMLDDKIPLKVEELNRIGDKVETFNLVWADEFEMDGAPDKTKWGFNIGNGSNGWGNNESQYYTDRLDNAKIDNGHLVITAKKEAINNFDYSSARMLTKDKFEFTHGKIEIRAKLPNGGGTWPAFWLLGANVDEVGWPKCGEIDIMEHVGNNLNTVQSAIHTPSSFGNTSNLGGQNIDNVSGEFHIYTLEWTNEELIFAVDNNVHYTYNPSEINDKTWPFNEDMFIILNIAMGGNLGGKIDPEFKEAKMLIDYVRVYQK, from the coding sequence ATGATTAGGCTACTTTTTTTTTACGCATGTTTTTTTGGCGGTATCATTTGTTATCTTCTTGGTTTTAATGGAATGTTAGATGACAAAATTCCTTTAAAAGTTGAGGAGTTAAATAGGATTGGTGACAAAGTTGAAACTTTTAATTTGGTGTGGGCAGATGAGTTTGAAATGGACGGTGCACCGGATAAAACCAAATGGGGTTTTAATATTGGTAATGGCTCAAATGGTTGGGGAAATAATGAGTCTCAATATTATACGGATCGTCTAGACAATGCTAAAATTGATAATGGACATTTGGTCATAACAGCCAAAAAAGAAGCAATAAACAATTTTGATTATTCTTCTGCTAGAATGCTCACTAAGGACAAATTTGAATTTACCCATGGTAAGATAGAAATTCGAGCAAAATTGCCAAATGGTGGAGGTACTTGGCCAGCATTTTGGTTGCTTGGAGCGAATGTCGATGAAGTAGGTTGGCCAAAATGTGGAGAAATAGATATTATGGAACATGTTGGCAACAATTTGAATACCGTTCAAAGTGCAATACATACGCCTTCTAGTTTTGGAAACACTTCAAATTTAGGAGGTCAGAATATTGACAATGTTTCGGGTGAATTTCATATCTATACCTTGGAATGGACAAATGAGGAACTCATTTTTGCTGTTGACAATAATGTCCATTACACTTATAATCCATCAGAAATTAATGACAAAACATGGCCTTTTAATGAAGACATGTTTATTATTCTAAATATAGCTATGGGAGGTAATCTTGGAGGCAAGATCGATCCAGAATTTAAAGAAGCAAAGATGCTTATAGATTATGTTCGGGTATACCAGAAATAA
- a CDS encoding carboxypeptidase-like regulatory domain-containing protein, translated as MKKLYLIFFYFISIATYSQEYHSQVIDSKTKEPLAYATIKFGKNQGVITNEEGVFGFVLKKKPQATDSLTVSYMGYNSKNYALADPLPNTLELIENTINLEQVFLTDNPLTAEEVIEKVKERLDKNYNKDFTSRKFFIRKSELNNLDNIDFDIKESTITELNQQLFNELGAKIPKQSNYYREMAGTAYGNYSKLKLDIGKGAELYDKNKDLTADGVLEKLQQIFKENVKSSSYLKIKSGIIGTKVDVDELEEDFNEELEEKLDTTPPKPNDNFYNSVKGQISKLYNALFLNEDAQFDVLEKDNRYRFTKTGFSTINDNPVYIINFEPKGSKDYSGTMYIDVQDFGIVRLDFKNVKRLSNFNLFGIVYRRIRYEGKMLFSKDENGKYNPKYLELVEGSYFKVDRPLKVIEKNKKVSGPRKQNELSMDLLIDGRQTSKYELVVFDQETISSSEYEGITPEKIFMPTYMPAYDPNFWNGFTIMEPNKAIQGFKVEE; from the coding sequence GTGAAAAAACTCTATCTAATTTTTTTCTATTTCATAAGCATCGCTACATACTCCCAAGAATACCATTCTCAGGTTATAGATTCAAAGACCAAAGAACCACTCGCATATGCCACCATAAAATTTGGAAAGAATCAAGGTGTAATTACAAATGAGGAGGGTGTATTCGGTTTTGTTTTGAAAAAAAAGCCTCAAGCTACCGATTCTTTAACAGTCTCTTATATGGGTTACAATTCAAAAAACTATGCATTAGCAGATCCCCTCCCTAATACCCTAGAACTCATTGAAAATACAATAAACCTAGAGCAGGTTTTTTTAACGGACAATCCCCTAACCGCAGAGGAAGTTATAGAAAAAGTAAAGGAACGATTAGATAAGAATTACAATAAAGATTTTACATCGAGAAAATTTTTTATACGGAAAAGTGAGCTGAATAATCTTGACAATATTGATTTTGATATAAAGGAATCAACCATTACAGAACTTAACCAACAGCTGTTTAATGAATTGGGGGCAAAAATCCCCAAGCAGAGTAATTATTATAGGGAGATGGCAGGTACTGCCTATGGAAATTATTCGAAACTAAAATTAGATATTGGTAAAGGCGCCGAACTATACGATAAAAATAAAGACTTAACGGCCGATGGCGTCCTTGAAAAGTTGCAACAGATTTTTAAAGAAAATGTGAAATCTAGCTCCTATTTAAAAATTAAATCAGGTATTATTGGCACCAAAGTAGATGTTGATGAGCTAGAGGAAGATTTTAATGAGGAATTAGAGGAGAAGCTAGACACAACACCGCCAAAACCAAACGACAATTTTTACAATTCAGTAAAAGGACAGATTTCAAAATTATACAATGCATTGTTCTTAAATGAGGATGCACAATTTGATGTTCTCGAAAAGGATAACAGATATAGATTCACCAAAACAGGATTTTCTACAATAAACGACAATCCTGTTTATATAATAAACTTCGAGCCAAAAGGCAGTAAGGATTATTCAGGTACAATGTATATAGACGTACAGGATTTTGGTATTGTACGATTAGACTTTAAAAATGTAAAACGACTTAGTAATTTTAATCTATTCGGAATAGTTTATAGGCGGATACGCTATGAGGGGAAAATGTTGTTTTCAAAGGATGAAAATGGAAAATATAACCCTAAGTACTTAGAACTAGTGGAAGGCAGTTATTTTAAAGTAGACCGGCCTTTGAAAGTAATTGAAAAAAACAAAAAAGTTTCAGGGCCTCGAAAACAAAATGAGCTTTCCATGGATTTATTAATAGACGGAAGGCAAACCTCCAAATATGAATTAGTTGTTTTCGATCAAGAAACCATCAGTTCCTCAGAATACGAAGGCATAACTCCAGAAAAGATCTTTATGCCGACTTATATGCCGGCATATGACCCTAATTTTTGGAATGGTTTTACCATCATGGAGCCTAATAAAGCAATCCAAGGTTTTAAAGTTGAGGAATAA